The stretch of DNA ATAATTGgctaatatatgttttttatataacGGAAATAACATGCAGagattatttttactttatcatccaataatttacttttagttttatatttgtatttaaggtaaatatatattagttttgttattattataatgattataaAACAATCCTTTAAGTTGATCACAACTAAGAATTTattcttaaaacaaataaaataaaatatgttttatactCTTAGAATtaatagttataatatatatatatatatatatatatatatatatatataaaagacttctcatttcttttttacaatttttttcttactttacccttcaaattattatttttatttaaatttaacttgttttataaatttaataatgtttttaatttaactattttttaaaataattaattaattttatttactaaataaataaaatatatataataatatttatttttaaattataatttctttatcaTGAACAGTTACGCACATTTGTTTTcacaaatgtaaaataaaacatatttgtgtttttatctttatatatatatatatatatatatatatatatatatatatatatatatatatattttagtcaaaagaatatttttataccATATTAAGAAACGTAACaaagcatgaaaaaaaaatatattccgcTATTAATTCACATCCAGGTTTTACACAGCATACTTTTATATTGAAAGTTTAAAGACTTAATTACTTTATTCagtatttttgttaaataatattaagtcggtatttcaatattttatttttatttcgatttgattttaatttttgtaatataattcaattttatctttatctttacaaATAGTTATACACAAACAGTATTCAagtcaaaaattaacaataatgataatatagaATCTGATTATAaaagtcaaaaataaattaagataaaaacaaattgaaggACAGGGACTGAGATacttattaacaaaaataatgacaAAACAGAAGTTATTaagtcaaatttaaattaaaaaaaaaaactatgaatgAAAACATTCATGATAGAACAAACCACAAATTATGATTAAACTAAATGTAACATCATAAGGTTACATCTGAAGACAAACAATTTTAgaagtaaaattataacatacCCAATTATCAATTATGCAAAAATTGCAGCATCTTTTCCAATAgcatttattaacttttaattgagtttAAGTTTAGTTTAAACtgaattcatttaattatgCAGGTGAAGAGACAAGtgcaacaaaaatttaaagaaaacataaatttatataattttatcattttataatttaactcataactacaatataaaataatagaattttataattttacgagttaaatattcattttgactactttgattttattatgacgaagtttatattatttattaattttaaatgatttcgTCAATTGATTTGTTATTGAAATTACGCagatattataacaaaaaattaacactcGACTTAACAAGGAATTTGTGTTATCAGTTAGTTtccttataaaattattaagatacGTGCAGTTGTTTGaaagaaatcaaaattatagTTAACTAAAATAGTCCTTAATATTTGATATATGAATTCATTCATGTCTTTAATCCTATTTTAAGCTACCTAATATCTCTACCTCTGAAAAAtagactaaattggttaaattGAAATAGTATCATAGTTTCATTGATTGTATATATTCAGGTTCCATTTAACAAACTGCACAATCTAACTTGAAAAATTACTTTCACTGGCAAACTCCACTTTTTATTTGTCCACAATAAATTACATGAGGACTCAATAGAAAAGATTCAGATTGAAAAGGAAACgaaaaagagaaataagagTTGACAACCAAGTCTTCACGTAGCTCAACACAACTCTAAAAGATAAACTTTACATGCCTAAaaatgtatgataaattttggaaaccTTTAGAATAGCTTTCCTTTCTGGGTTCCACTCCTCATCATTGTACAAAATTCGTCATAGTTGATTCTACCATCCTGAGAAACCACAAAATTCAGTGTTAACTATGGAACTAGAATACAAGATGagtaataaataatactttcaCTTGCAAAAAAATGTTACAGATACCACAAAAGTTCActctttttatgattattttactCTCAAAATGTGTTATCAAATGAATGTAGTGTGTGTCAAAGTATGGACTTGCATTATCAGTGTCAACTTCAGATATAATTTCCCTGATTGTGGCCTCATCTCCCATACCATTCTCCTTCATGGCTGTTTCCAGTTCATCTCTTGTGATATACCTGTGATggaatcaaacaaaaaaaacttacatgtgtcatttttcttcaaattctaaatagAGACATTCATTCATTGATTAATGAAATGATTGGTAATGAATGTGCTCTTTGGTTTTGGAAGAAATAGGATTTATGGTATATGATCTTCTTCATTTTTGAGAACTGAATTCAACTGTCCAAAGAACTGAGGCTGAGAATGCATACTATGGAAAATTCACAATAGATGAACTTACCCACTCCCGTCTTTATCAAAATATTGGAAGGCCCCATAAAGATGCTCATCTCTCTCCAACCTGTATCTGTGCATTGTTGCAGTGATGAATTCTATGTAATCAATTGTTCCATTTCCGTCTACATCAGCCTAAATTAAGGAAAAGAATGTAAGCTTCAAAGAACATGGAAAAAACATTGAATGACAAATATTGTTGAACTTGACAACAACTTACGGCATCCATAAGTTGTCTCACTTCAGCTTCAGTTAGCTTTGAGCCAAGTCTTTGCAATCCTGCTCTCAGTTCCTCATAGGTGATTGTACCACTGTTGTCAGTGTCCATATTTGTGAACATTGCCTTCAGACCTTGGATCTCTTCTTCAGAAAGATTTTCAGCAATGACCTAAAAGATCATTCAAAATGCAAACAACTTAGGTTCAAACATAAGTCACAAAAGATTCAAACAATTCAGAGTAACACTAAGTAGAATTACTGACTAAAATAGACATTGTGTTAAAATTAGCTCTCTATTTTTAGACAGAGGTGAAATATGTTATGAAATTCAAACACAGTAAACATAAAAGAGCATTGTGGTCTCTTCATGCATCTTGTGGCTGGACTAACCTTGAGGGCtagtttttttagtttgttCATTGCTCTGAATTGCTTCATTCTGGAAAGCACTGCACTGTCTATTGGCTTGTCAGAAGCATTGCCACCTTCTCTAAGCCACGGGTGTTCTGATTATTCAAACAATACACAACAAGCAAACAATTAGCAGACAAATTACAATTCATTAACCAAGAAAAATCTTAAGGATGCTGCAATGAACACTATACAGATATAGTTTATTGAATTTCAATGAggataaaacatatataatacaaGTTACCTACCTAGAACCTGAGCTGAAGTAATGCGTTTCTTTGGATCCTTTGTAAGCATTTTGCGAACAAGGTCCTTAGCACTGCTTGATATGTTTGGCCATGGATTGCTTTCAAAGTCAATATGACCCTTCAATATGGAATCAAATATTCCCTTTTCCGTCTCTACAACACATGTTTCATGAAAAAATTAGTCAAGTGCAAAATAGCATTAAGCTAGCATTTTATCAAACATCTCAAAGTCAGAGTGTACCTGCCCAAAATGGAGGTACACCACTAAGTAAGATATACAGCATTACTCCTGCACTCCATATATCTGCTTCCTTCCCATAGCTACGATTAAGAACTTCTGGAGCAACATAGTAAGCACTGCCAACTATGTCCCGATACACTTTTCCTGTACAGAaataatcagaaaaaaaaaaatgagtatatGTTCATAGTGGAAGATAAAGATATGTACATTTTATTCTCAGCTATGCCAGAATCTACATACTACTTATCTTTCAGGAATGCACAACAAGTTAATTCTCATAACAGAAGACCAATAAATGGATAACAAATGTACCTTCTTCTATGAAAACCGATAAACCAAAATCTGTGGCCTTGAGAAGTCCCTTATCATCCTTACTGGATAACAAGAAATTCTCTGGCTTCAGATCCCTATGCATCACTCCCATAAAATGGCAGATGTTAACAACCTTAACAATCTGTCTACACAACGAAGCAGCAGCTCTTTCACTGTAGTGCCCCTTGGCAATGATCCTATCAAAAAGTTCACCACCAGCACACAGCTCCATGACCACATGAACAGAGTTCTTGTCCTCATAAGAACCTTTGAACTCCACAATGTTGGATTGTCCACTCAAATGCTGCATAATTTGAATCTCCCTCTTCATATCCTCCTTGTCATCTCTTCTCACAAGCTTCCTCTTTGAAATGGACTTGCAGGCATATTGCAAACCAGTTGAATTCTCAGTGCAGAGATAAGTCACCCCAAATTGGCCTCTCCCCAATTCTTTCCCAAGAGTATAGTGCTGCTTAACATCCTCAAATGGCTTCCCTGTGATTGTGTCAGCCTTGTGAACATGTTTTGGGCCTGGAGAAGGAACAGTGTGCCTCCAAACAGCGTGAGGAGCATGTTTCTCGGGTAATTGGTTCACAAAGGGTTCATGGCTCTTGTGATTGTGGGCTCCCCCAACAGCATTTCTGTAACCAATGTGCTCTTNNNNNNNNNNNNNNNNNNNNNNNNNNNNNNNNNNNNNNNNNNNNNNNNNNNNNNNNNNNNNNNNNNNNNNNNNNNNNNNNNNNNNNNNNNNNNNNNNNNNNNNNNNNNNNNNNNNNNNNNNNNNNNNNNNNNNNNNNNNNNNNNNNNNNNNNNNNNNNNNNNNNNNNNNNNNNNNNNNNNNNNNNNNNNNNNNNNNNNNNNNNNNNNNNNNNNNNNNNNNNNNNNNNNNNNNNNNNNNNNNNNNNNNNNNNNNNNNNNNNNNNNNNNNNNNNNNNNNNNNNNNNNNNNNNNNNNNNNNNNNNNNNNNNNNNNNNNNNNNNNNNNNNNNNNNNNNNNNNNNNNNNNNNNNNNNNNNNNNNNNNNNNNNNNNNNNNNNNNNNNNNNNNNNNNNNNNNNNNNNNNNNNNNNNNNNNNNNNNNNNNNNNNNNNNNNNNNNNNNNNNNNNNNNNNNNNNNNNNNNNNNNNNNNNNNNNNNNNNNNNNNNNNNNNNNNNNNNNNNNNNNNNNNNNNNNNNNNNNNNNNNNNNNNNNNNNNNNNNNNNNNNNNNNNNNNNNNNNNNNNNNNNNNNNNNNNNNNNNNNNNNNNNNNNNNNNNNNNNNNNNNNNNNNNNNNNNNNNNNNNNNNNNNNNNNNNNNNNNNNNNNNNNNNNNNNNNNNNNNNNNNNNNNNNNNNNNNNNNNNNNNNNNNNNNNNNNNNNNNNNNNNNNNNNNNNNNNNNNNNNNNNNNNNNNNNNNNNNNNNNNNNNNNNNNNNNNNNNNNNNNNNNNNNNNNNNNNNNNNNNNNNNNNNNNNNNNNNNNNNNNNNNNNNNNNNNNNNNNNNNNNNNNNNNNNNNNNNNNNNNNNNNNNNNNNNNNNNNNNNNNNNNNNNNNNNNNNNNNNNNNNNNNNNNNNNNNNNNNNNNNNNNNNNNNNNNNNNNNNNNNNNNNNNNNNNNNNNNNNNNNNNNNNNNNNNNNNNNNNNNNNNNNNNNNNNNNNNNNNNNNNNNNNNNNNNNNNNNNNNNNNNNNNNNNNNNNNNNNNNNNNNNNNNNNNNNNNNNNNNNNNNNNNNNNNNNNNNNNNNNNNNNNNNNNNNNNNNNNNNNNNNNNNNNNNNNNNNNNNNNNNNNNNNNNNNNNNNNNNNNNNNNNNNNNNNNNNNNNNNNNNNNNNNNNNNNNNNNNNNNNNNNNNNNNNNNNNNNNNNNNNNNNNNNNNNNNNNNNNNNNNNNNNNNNNNNNNNNNNNNNNNNNNNNNNNNNNNNNNNNNNNNNNNNNNNNNNNNNNNNNNNNNNNNNNNNNNNNNNNNNNNNNNNNNNNNNNNNNNNNNNNNNNNNNNNNNNNNNNNNNNNNNNNNNNNNNNNNNNNNNNNNNNNNNNNNNNNNNNNNNNNNNNNNNNNNNNNNNNNNNNNNNNNNNNNNNNNNNNNNNNNNNNNNNNNNNNNNNNNNNNNNNNNNNNNNNNNNNNNNNNNNNNNNNNNNNNNNNNNNNNNNNNNNNNNNNNNNNNNNNNNNNNNNNNNNNNNNNNNNNNNNNNNNNNNNNNNNNNNNNNNNNNNNNNNNNNNNNNNNNNNNNNNNNNNNNNNNNNNNNNNNNNNNNNNNNNNNNNNNNNNNNNNNNNNNNNNNNNNNNNNNNNNNNNNNNNNNNNNNNNNNNNNNNNNNNNNNNNNNNNNNNNNNNNNNNNNNNNNNNNNNNNNNNNNNNNNNNNNNNNNNNNNNNNNNNNNNNNNNNNNNNNNNNNNNNNNNNNNNNNNNNNNNNNNNNNNNNNNNNNNNNNNNNNNNNNNNNNNNNNNNNNNNNNNNNNNNNNNNNNNNNNNNNNNNNNNNNNNNNNNNNNNNNNNNNNNNNNNNNNNNNNNNNNNNNNNNNNNNNNNNNNNNNNNNNNNNNNNNNNNNNNNNNNNNNNNNNNNNNNNNNNNNNNNNNNNNNNNNNNNNNNNNNNNNNNNNNNNNNNNNNNNNNNNNNNNNNNNNNNNNNNNNNNNNNNNNNNNNNNNNNNNNNNNNNNNNNNNNNNNNNNNNNNNNNNNNNNNNNNNNNNNNNNNNNNNNNNNNNNNNNNNNNNNNNNNNNNNNNNNNNNNNNNNNNNNNNNNNNNNNNNNNNNNNNNNNNNNNNNNNNNNNNNNNNNNNNNNNNNNNNNNNNNNNNNNNNNNNNNNNNNNNNNNNNNNNNNNNNNNNNNNNNNNNNNNNNNNNNNNNNNNNNNNNNNNNNNNNNNNNNNNNNNNNNNNNNNNNNNNNNNNNNNNNNNNNNNNNNNNNNNNNNNNNNNNNNNNNNNNNNNNNNNNNNNNNNNNNNNNNNNNNNNNNNNNNNNNNNNNNNNNNNNNNNNNNNNNNNNNNNNNNNNNNNNNNNNNNNNNNNNNNNNNNNNNNNNNNNNNNNNNNNNNNNNNNNNNNNNNNNNNNNNNNNNNNNNNNNNNNNNNNNNNNNNNNNNNNNNNNNNNNNNNNNNNNNNNNNNNNNNNNNNNNNNNNNNNNNNNNNNNNNNNNNNNNNNNNNNNNNNNNNNNNNNNNNNNNNNNNNNNNNNNNNNNNNNNNNNNNNNNNNNNNNNNNNNNNNNNNNNNNNNNNNNNNNNNNNNNNNNNNNNNNNNNNNNNNNNNNNNNNNNNNNNNNNNNNNNNNNNNNNNNNNNNNNNNNNNNNNNNNNNNNNNNNNNNNNNNNNNNNNNNNNNNNNNNNNNNNNNNNNNNNNNNNNNNNNNNNNNNNNNNNNNNNNNNNNNNNNNNNNNNNNNNNNNNNNNNNNNNNNNNNNNNNNNNNNNNNNNNNNNNNNNNNNNNNNNNNNNNNNNNNNNNNNNNNNNNNNNNNNNNNNNNNNNNNNNNNNNNNNNNNNNNNNNNNNNNNNNNNNNNNNNNNNNNNNNNNNNNNNNNNNNNNNNNNNNNNNNNNNNNNNNNNNNNNNNNNNNNNNNNNNNNNNNNNNNNNNNNNNNNNNNNNNNNNNNNNNNNNNNNNNNNNNNNNNNNNNNNNNNNNNNNNN from Vigna unguiculata cultivar IT97K-499-35 chromosome 8, ASM411807v1, whole genome shotgun sequence encodes:
- the LOC114194606 gene encoding calcium-dependent protein kinase 2-like; the protein is MGCCLSKKGSEPEEHIGYRNAVGGAHNHKSHEPFVNQLPEKHAPHAVWRHTVPSPGPKHVHKADTITGKPFEDVKQHYTLGKELGRGQFGVTYLCTENSTGLQYACKSISKRKLVRRDDKEDMKREIQIMQHLSGQSNIVEFKGSYEDKNSVHVVMELCAGGELFDRIIAKGHYSERAAASLCRQIVKVVNICHFMGVMHRDLKPENFLLSSKDDKGLLKATDFGLSVFIEEGKVYRDIVGSAYYVAPEVLNRSYGKEADIWSAGVMLYILLSGVPPFWAETEKGIFDSILKGHIDFESNPWPNISSSAKDLVRKMLTKDPKKRITSAQVLEHPWLREGGNASDKPIDSAVLSRMKQFRAMNKLKKLALKVIAENLSEEEIQGLKAMFTNMDTDNSGTITYEELRAGLQRLGSKLTEAEVRQLMDAADVDGNGTIDYIEFITATMHRYRLERDEHLYGAFQYFDKDGSGYITRDELETAMKENGMGDEATIREIISEVDTDNDGRINYDEFCTMMRSGTQKGKLF